In Mycolicibacterium nivoides, the DNA window GGTCACTGCACTGTTCCGTAGATCGAGCCCATCCACATCGCCTCTGCGCCCTCCAGTAGTTGTTGTCGCGACAGCGGCCCACCCAGGATGAACCGTTCCAGCAGTCGATCGTTGAACTCCATCAGCAGGCTCGCGAGTACCACCGGGTCGGCGCCCTCGGGGGCGCGGCCCGCGGCGCGCTCGGCACCGATCACCGTCGAGACGGTGGGGACGAAGGACTCCCGCGCGCCGTCCCACAGGTCGCGGACGGCGCCGCTGGATCCACGCGCCTCCAACATGGCCTGCACCAGATAGCGGTGATCCTCGGCGGTCCGCAGGACGGCCTCGATGGTGTCGTGGACACGGTCGCGGGGTGGCCGGGTGGTGTCGGCCAGGATGTTGTTGGCGGCGAACAACGCGTCGTACATGGGCTCGACCAGAGCTGCGACCGCCGCCGCCTTGTTCTCGAAGTAGAAGTAGAACGCCGAACGGCCCACGCCGGCCTGCCGCGCCACCTCGGCGATGTTCAGCGCGTCAAACCCGGTCTTCTGCAGGTGCTCGTTGAGCGCCGCCAAGATCGCGGTGCGCCGCTGGTCACTGCGCTGCGGTTGGCGTCGGTCTATCGGGGACCGTGCGGGTGCGCCCTGTGGTGCCGTCGGCATGCTGGCCGGCCCTCCCATTTTCAACGGGTGTGACGCCGGACACTATCGGTCATTTTGACAGCAGTCAATGAAACTCGACGCGAGTCAGTCGGTGGGTTCAGCCGGGGTAGTGGCGCGGAGTGAACACCCGGTCCTCGGTGGAGTCTCCGGCGGCCGAACCGGTGTACCACTGCGTCTGCGACGAGCCGATGATCAGCATGGTGCGCATGTCCACCTGGGCCGGATCCAGATCGGCCAGTCGCACTACGGTCACCCGCTCGCCGGGGCCGGGCTGCGCACCGGAGACGGCACGCGCCACGACCACCGGGGTGCTCGGATCGCGGTACTCCAACAGCAGTTCGCGCATGGCGCCGACCTGCCAGGTCCTGGTCTTGGAGGCCGGGTTGTAGATCGCCATCGCCAGGTCGGCCTTGGCCGCGGCAGTGAGACGCTGCGCGATCACGTCCCACGGCTTGAGCCGGT includes these proteins:
- a CDS encoding TetR/AcrR family transcriptional regulator, whose product is MPTAPQGAPARSPIDRRQPQRSDQRRTAILAALNEHLQKTGFDALNIAEVARQAGVGRSAFYFYFENKAAAVAALVEPMYDALFAANNILADTTRPPRDRVHDTIEAVLRTAEDHRYLVQAMLEARGSSGAVRDLWDGARESFVPTVSTVIGAERAAGRAPEGADPVVLASLLMEFNDRLLERFILGGPLSRQQLLEGAEAMWMGSIYGTVQ